TCGAAATATTGTCATTATAATGGCTAGTATTGTTAGTGATGGTACAGCTGCTGGGCATATTTGATGAGGTTGGAGTAGATACTAATGAGGATGGAGAGGACTGATGCGTTACTAATGTAGTTTGTAATTCATGTGGTACTAGAGATTTTTGTGAAGTATGTTGTTGGTTTAATTtaagttgctgttgttgttggtaaTGATAGGAGTCTATCAATGAAGTTGATGAATAATTTTGTAATGAGGGCGCTTTACTTTTAATGTCATTAATTACGCGGGTATTTTGTTGATTGGATGGTGAAGATGAAGATAGTTTTGAATTTATAACTGCCGAAGATGTGTTCCCAATTCCTATTTCCCCATAACCGTAATCTTCGTTTTCATTTTCTGTGGCTTTTGCGGAAGCGACAATGTTGCCAGTTGATGAGGAACAGGATTTTAAAACTGAACGTATATTCAACGAATTTGGTGAAAGCAGTTCATGCAATCCTAAAAGCTTTTCCAATTCTTTAGGTTCGCGTGCACCAGGTAGGTCTTGTTTATTAGCCAATATTAAGACTGGAACGCCCTGAAAGTACAATATTATATGCACAAACattatatgaattttgtatatatgaacgTTCAACCTAAACACACTATAAACGTGATTAATTATAGTTTTATAGTTTCAACTCGTctatcttttaaacattttttataaataatttaagtcTTTTTGAAATTGCCGTTATAGATAAATACCACTACCGTAATAAGCCAAGCTTGGTATCTAGTATCAGCTTTATTTTgagaattttcataatttatattCCGTAAACTCATcaattctacaatttttaaatgatataaatgccgaaattaaaaattctccCTACTGGCGGAATGCCAGCAGAATCGCTAAGTACTATGGAATATATCCATTTAATTTtgcataataatatttaataaaataacgaAGCTTTTTGTCCTTTAAGGATAACACTATTGGTTATCGATTCGCTAATTGCTATAGAATATATCCATAAATTTtgcataataatatttaataaaatagcgATAGGGtaattataagaaaatatatttatgtgttCAATGTTCTTAATTGTGAACACTGAAGAATTTCAGGCCCTATTAACTTAAGAAAACTCAACAACTTATAAAGAAtataatcattaaaaaattaacattaaatttttttcttcttaaaatgGGAAAATAATTGATCTATTTACTAATCTTGTTCAGTTTTTATAGTTAAAAAGTTCCTCCTAATGCAACATTAGTTTATCAGAAATTAATATCTAATAATAAATTGgattaaaatataaacgtttacttGATTATCAGGGCATTTTGCAGTGCGCATAAGTTCCATTTTAGCTTCTTCCATACGCTCTACATCTACAGAATCTACTACAAAAAGAATACCGTCCGTACAGCTGTAAAATGAAATGTAAATATATGACATCTATAGGAGACAGAAAATATAATCAATTACCGTGTATAACTCCTCCATAGAGGTCTTAGTTTTTCCTGTCCTCCCACATCCCACACCAGAAACTGCACTCCTTTTGCCTTACCCACCATTCCTTGGACTTTTTCACAGTTAAAACCAATAGTGGGAACAGTATTCAAATATTGGTCAAATTTTAATCTATACAAAGCAGTGGTTTTTCCAGCTGAATCAAGACCCAACATTACGACGTGTAATGTACCCTATAGATAAAACAAACTTATTTAATAGTCAAACACAAACACTATTTTCACAACTAATTAATATTATCGTTATACTCTACTTTACCTGGGATGGTAAGGCATCCAGGAAATTACCATTTTTTCCCATCGTCGTACCCATTTTATATGATTAGATTACAAATCATTAAAAGATCcacataaaaattttctttacttcAGGTTGCAATCCATTTCGatccttaaaaaaatttggaacaaATCTAGTTTATGGGCGCCAGGggaaataaaaatctttttgttttccaaaatcaGCTTCAGCTTGTTTTCCAAAAGAAGCTGAtattggaaaacaaaaattgtttgtcgCCGGTCcatattgcttgtgtataatataaacaaattttagtacaaaaaaattcaaagctGCAAACAAACTGCAGCGTGGAAACCATAAACTGCCAAAAATATGCGCAGTAGAAAATACAAACAATGgaaatatggaagatgctaaatgtaaaattcgaaatgaaaccactttcagttttcaaagtggaattgatatttctttgtaattatttgtttttcgaaaatttgttgtctatatctgtaccaaaaactttaatataaacaagtaagagtgctatattcggctatgccgaatcttatatacccttcacctttgttgtggatgcattattattttttataattagtatatatgtatgtacattacccactttcagcgtacagcattctaaatttatcaagaacacaaaaaacaataacaacgccaaacgaaacaaaacaccaaaagaaaaaacgaaaacaaaatacgcaagacaatgaaaccaacacacatccaaacatacgtttaattgtataaaaaacaacaacaacgccaaaagaaacaaaacacaaaagaaaaacaaaatacgcaaagcatgcacatccaaacaaaacgtatgtttggatgtgcatgcttttgacaaaaaaacaacacacaaccaaacaaaagtttagttgtataaaaaacaacaacaacgccaaaagaaacaaaacacaaaaaaaacaaaatacgcaaagcatgcacatccaaaaacatacgttttgttgcttttttgtcaaagcatgcaatacattgtattttttgatgaaattttcagaggttgtctcggatttttgctcatatctccgttatttatggacggattttgctgattttaaatagcaaaattctcgaaagtatgtctgacagaattgttgaagatttggatcgcggagatatctggggccttcagaaaattgatttcaacagacagacagacagacagacagacatacagacagacagacagacagacagacagacagacagacagacagacagacagacagacagacagacagacagacagacagacagacagacagacagacagacagacagacagacagacagacagacagacagacagacagacagacagacagacagacagacagacagacagacagacagacagacagacagacagacagacagacagacagacagacagacagacagacagacagacagacagacagacagacagacagacagacagacagacagacagacagacagacagacagacagacagacagacagacagacagacagacagacagacagacagacagacagacagacagacagacagacagacagacagacagacagacagacagacagacagacagacagacatggcttaatcgactccgctatctataaggatccagaatatatatacttaatagggtcggaaaattatattgtggaaattgcaaacggaatgacaaacttatatatacccttctcacgaagctgaagggtataaaaagtagtcaaattaaaatcagaaatacagaattattaaatatttttggaattaataaattacacggaatctgaagaacctacaaaattgaaaccattccgaacaaaatgtgtgacaggcctgatagttGGCGTATGTACCTGCGACGTGAATGTAATAAGAATGGTACTGAATTAGGAGTGTATAGATTATAATGATCGTGTGTGatgttttaggctaagattgaggcgaaaactaggctcccaataagtattaaatgaatatgactctgattgttttttgctattgtcaaatggTTTAttgtagagtttccaaaaaactgaagaatttcaaaaccgcggtttcggatttaaaaaattgaattggTTTCGGTTTTACTTcagttatagaaacaaaatcagttaataatataggaaatgctatacaaatttaaaattgaactggataaaggaaaattggtactctttcctttaatggtacttttttaatatgtatactAAATTAGTAACATTAACGTCGGCTAATATGCTTCTcagtaaataaataatcaagAATTGGGGGCTCAATGGTATTATAATACCAAAAAGGGAGAACTAAACTAAACTAAGGAGTTtcgttcttaaaattttagggaacattgtattattatttacttatttttaatgtataatATTAGTGCATTTTTTTGCTCAGGTTATTTTCTATGtaatatgaatttttgtatgGCCTTTTTGGCTCTATATtacatgaataaataaaaaaacaaattaataaattatactttttgaattttctataatactgAAACTAGAATCAGGaaattaatttgatttcaaaCATGGTACTTTTTAGTTGGCTGATATGCTTCTGAGTAGAGGAAGAATCAATTTCCTTCTTCGaatgtcattatttttaaatttcaataataatgaaCCTATAAGCGAAAATTAAACACATATGATACTGACCGAGTTAGAATCTAAAAAAGGGATTCACAGGTACTCTTCTCCAACTATAAGACATTTtagctattttataataatgacaaaaaatgtgaCTTTAGCTATAATAGTGGACCCAGAATCATGATGCTGagtgggaatacaaaatgtgggtATTTATTGAACTTTTTGTATTCTAATAATACGTTACAAATGAATCAACTTTACAATGAATCAATTAACATGAAACTAGAGACATGTTATCCTGAATTGGTAataattcacaaagggagacttaatagtactatatCTTTCTTTcaatatgactaattatggaccattcataataaaatttggtgacaggAATTCCGTATATTCGGAGCAAAACTTGTgtagatactagggtattcaatcgattaaccgttaaccgattaattttggtcagTTAACTGTTcggataatttaaaattgacgattttcaaataacaaataaaccgattaatttgtgtcgattaaccgaattttttttttttgctctttatataataaaatttccgcgggatattttttccattttcaacattgaatagaaaaaatgggaaaatggaaaaaactccctcggattttttattcacaattggGCTGATAGTTTTAACACAcccattttatttcttaactcgtgaatattcccttctagcaatagtcttttgaagtatagtacgaaaactgaaactaaggaatttggaaattaccttttttctagaatgttctatgatgaactttgttcTAATGAATCGGATGATgacatggtaatagacgaaaTTAAAGACATTACTACAATCAGTGATAGAGTTTCAAGTCaagatttattaaaactaaaaggaaagcatttaaattatattattttttaaaagattatttcagaagatcgcCCTAAATCCCTAATAAATACACAcgtgtatatatttatttattgttttgttgaattgttattttttgtcaatttaaaattaaaatagaaattattcggttaatctaataatttaaaattaacctatTATGTTTTATTCATACCTAATCACTGCTGGGatcagtttcttttttttctttatttcgttttattaCCTCTTGGTTTGGGAACtgatttaaattgtattaaaaaatactcaatatgttaattcttttttttacttatttatgtatttataccctacaccaccatagtgggggggtattatgcgtttgtgcagatgtttgtaacgcccaaaaatattagtctaacctaccttaaagtataccgatggacttagaatcactgagtcatctgagtcgattaaacgatgtccgtccgtctggtcggctggct
The Calliphora vicina chromosome X, idCalVici1.1, whole genome shotgun sequence DNA segment above includes these coding regions:
- the Arl4 gene encoding ADP-ribosylation factor-like protein 4A, whose translation is MGTTMGKNGNFLDALPSQGTLHVVMLGLDSAGKTTALYRLKFDQYLNTVPTIGFNCEKVQGMVGKAKGVQFLVWDVGGQEKLRPLWRSYTRCTDGILFVVDSVDVERMEEAKMELMRTAKCPDNQGVPVLILANKQDLPGAREPKELEKLLGLHELLSPNSLNIRSVLKSCSSSTGNIVASAKATENENEDYGYGEIGIGNTSSAVINSKLSSSSPSNQQNTRVINDIKSKAPSLQNYSSTSLIDSYHYQQQQQLKLNQQHTSQKSLVPHELQTTLVTHQSSPSSLVSTPTSSNMPSSCTITNNTSHYNDNISKLTSSATTSNINNSTTIFQNSNTKTCTNTSSISTQYKGWYIQPACAITGEGLQEGLEALYDMILKRRKIQKIHKKRR